The sequence below is a genomic window from Microbacterium sp. SORGH_AS_0888.
GTCGGACCCGCGTGATGAAGGACAAGGAGAAGCTCATCACGGCCTACCACGAGGGCGGTCACGCCCTCGCCGCGGCGGCGATGAACCACACCGACCCCGTCACGAAGATCACGATCCTGCCTCGGGGCAAGGCGCTCGGCTACACCATGGTGCTGCCGCTCGACGACAAGTACTCCGTCACCCGCAACGAGCTCCAGGATCAGCTCACCTACGCGATGGGCGGGCGCGTCGCCGAGGAGATCGTGTTCCACGACCCGACCACGGGTGCCTCCAACGACATCGAGAAGGCCACCGGCATCGCTCGCAAGATGGTGACCGAGTACGGCATGACGACCGACATCGGCCCGGTGAAGCTCGGCGGCTCCTCGGGTGAGATGTTCCTCGGCCGCGACATGGGCCACGGCCGCGACTACTCCGACGAGATCGCGGAGCGGGTCGACGTGCAGGTGCGTGCGCTCATCGAGCAGGCGCACAACGAGGCGTACCAGGTCATCAACGAGAACCGCGACATCCTCGACAGGCTCGCCCTGGCGCTGCTCGAGAAGGAGACACTCGACCACAACGAGGTCGCGGAGATCTTCACCGACATCAAGAAGCTCCCGCCGCGTCCGCAGTGGCTCTCCAGCTCCGACCGTCCGGTGTCGAACCAGCCGCCGATCGACGTGCCGCGCCGGCAGGATGTCGGCGTCGCCGCCCAGACCGAGGCCGAGGCCGCCGCGACCGAGAAGGCTCCGCGTCGTCGCCCCAGCACCGGACAGGCGCGGCCCGCGACCGCGTAGGCTCGGCCGATGGCCGTCGACCGTGAGCGCATCGCCCTGCTCGTCCGTGATCTTCTCGAGGCCATCGGGGAGGACCCGGACCGTCCCGGCCTGACCCAGACCCCGAGCCGCGTCGCCGACGCCTATGCGGAGTTCTTCTCCGGTGTGGGGCAGGATGCGGCCGAGCCGCTGCAGCACACGATCTCGGTCTCGCGGGGCCCCGCGCCCGAGACGTCCCCCTCCGGCGCGGTGATGCTGCGCGACATCCTCTTCCGTTCCACCTGCGAGCACCATCTGCTCCCGTTCCGCGGGCGGGCGCACATCGCCTACCTGCCGGGCGAGCGCGTCGTGGGGCTCGGAGCGCTGCCGAAGGTCGTGGACGTGCTGGCGGCGCGGCCCCAGGTCCAGGAGCGACTGGGCGAGCAGATCGCGGACACGATCGACCACGCACTGGCGCCTCGCGGGGTGCTCGTCATCCTCGACGCGTCGCACGAGTGCGTGACGATGCGCGGCGGCCGGCAGCCGGTCGCGACGACGGTGACGGTCGCGGCGCGCGGCGAGTACGTCGAGCCCGCCGCGCGGGCGGAGCTGGTCGCGCTGATCGGCCCGGGGGGCGCATGAGCTGTCTCATCATGGGGATCGTCAACGTGACCCCCGACTCGTTCAGCGACGGGGGCCGCTACCTCGACGCGGACGCCGCGATCGCCCAGGGGCTGCTGCTGCTGTCCCAGGGCGCCGACCTGCTCGACGTCGGCGGCGAGTCGACGCGACCGGGCTCCGAGCGCGTCCCGGTCGAGGTGGAGCAGGAGCGCGTGCTGCCCGTCATCGCGGCGCTCGCCGCCGCCGGCGCGACCGTGAGCGTCGACACGATGAACGCGGCGACCGCGGGCGCCGCCGTCGCCGCCGGCGCCCGCATCGTCAACGACGTGTCCGGCGGCCTCGCCGACCCCGACATGCTTCCCGCCGTCGCCGCCACCGACGCCGACATCGCGCTCGGTCACTGGCGCGGTCACTCCTCCGACATGTACGCGCGGGCCGAGTACGGCGACGTCGTGCGAGAGGTCTCGGCCGAGCTCGCCGGTCGCGTCGAGGCAGCCGCTGCGGCCGGCATCGCCCCCTCCCGGCTCATCCTCGACCCCGGGATCGGGTTCGGCAAGCGCGGCGCCCAGAACTGGGAGGTGCTGCGGGCACTGCCGCAGCTGACCGGCATCGGCTCCCGCGTGCTCGTGGGCGCGAGCCGGAAGCGCTTCCTCGGCGACCTGCTCGGCGGCGATGCCGCGGTCGAGCGTCGCGACCTGGCGACGGCGGTCACGAGCGCGCTGGCGGCACGCGAGGGCGCCTGGGCCGTGCGCGTCCACGACGTCGTCTCGACGCGCGATGCGCTGCTGGTCGAGGCCGCCTGGCGGAAGGGACACGCATGAACGGCGACCGCATCACCCTCACCGGCCTGCGCGGCCGCGGCTTCCACGGGGTGTTCCCCGAGGAGCGACGGGAGGGGCAGGAGTTCGTGGTCGATGTCGAGATCACGCTCGACACCCGTCCGGCCGCCCGCAGCGACGACGTCGCCGACACGGTGCACTACGGCGAGGTCGCGGAGGATGTCGTCGCGGTCGTCACCGGCGACCCCGTCGACCTGGTCGAGACGCTCGCCCAACGCATCGCGGACGCCGTGCTGGCTCGCCCCGCGGTGGAGGCCGTCCGGGTGACCGTCCACAAGCCCGGTGCGCCCATCACGGTGCCGTTCGCGGACGTCGCCGTCACGATCGAGCGGGCGCGACCGTGAACCGACGGCTGGCGCAGGGCCTCCGGTCGCAGACGGCGGTCGTCGCCTTCGGCGCCAACCTCGGCGACCGCGCTGCGACCATCGAGGCCGCCGCGGCGGAGCTGCGCGCGCTGCCGCTCGTCGACGACGTCCGTCTCGCGCCGGCCGTCTCCTCGGTCGCCGTCAAGCCCGATGGGCCGGATGTCGAGGCGCCGGGGTACCTGAACACCGTCGCGCTCGTGCGGACCCGTCTCGCGCCGTCCGTGCTCCTGGCCTGCCTGCACGAGATCGAGCGTCGGCACGGCCGTGTGCGTGTGGAGCGCTGGGGCGACCGCACGCTCGACCTGGATCTGATCGCCTACGGCGAGGTGCGCTCGACCGAGCCCGCGCTCGTCCTGCCGCATCCCCACGCCGCGGAGCGGGACTTCGTCCTCCGGCCATGGCTCGCTCTCGACCCGGAGGCCGAGCTGCCCGGCAGCGGCCGGGTGTCCCGGCTGCTCGCCACGATCGAGGGAGCCGCGTGAAGCGCACCAACCCCGCCGTTCTCGTCATCGCGGCCGTGCTCGGCGGCGGAGTCGGCTTCCTGATCGACCAGCTGCTGACCAGCGGCGGCGCCGCGACCGTCGCCCCGCACATCTCCATGGCCCTCGTGCTCGCGCTCGTCGGCGTCGTCGTGCTCGCCTTCGCGATCCCGATCCGCCGTGCCATACAGGGCAGGTCCCAGGTGCCCATCGACCCGTTCCGTGCGCTGCGGGTCGTCGTGCTGGCGAAGGCGTCGAGCCTCGTCGGCGCCGCGCTCGGCGGCGGCGCGCTCGGGCTTCTGGTCTTCCTCCTGACCCGTCCCGTCACGCCGTCGGTAGAGTCGATGACGACACTGATCGCCACGGTCGTGGCCAGCGCCTGGCTGGTCGCGGCGGCGTTGATCGCCGAACACCTGTGCATCATCCGGAAGGACGACGACGATCACGAACCCGGATCAGACGACCCCGGACCCGGCGTCACCCCGTCCCACCACTGACGTCGGGCTCGCCGCGCTGCTGGACGCCGACACCTACGCCGGGTTCCTGGAGTCGCGGTCGCCGAACCGTCTGCCCGCCGACGGCGAGGGGTGGCACCGCATCTCGCGTCGCTACCTGTGGACGCAGCTCATCACGACGGGCGCCCTCCTCGCGGCCGTCGCGGTCGCCGCTCCCGTCGTCGCTGCGCTCGTCGGGCAGCCGTGGCCGCTGGTCCCCGGCGCCGTCCTGGCGGTGCTCCTCCTGGGCGAGCTCGTCATCCTCCCGCGGCGGGTGCGCTCGATCGGATACCGCCTGCGCGACGACGACCTCGAGTTCCGGCGCGGCATCCTGTGGCAGCGCCAGGTCGCCGTCCCGTACGGGCGGATGCAGCTCATCGACATCACGCACGGGCCGCTGGACCGCGGGTTCCGCATCGCGCAGCTGAAGTTCGTCACGGCGGCGGCGTCGAGCGCGGTCGTGATCCCGGGGCTCGACCAGTCGGCCGCCGAGGCGCTGCGCGACCACCTCGTGCGGGTCGCAGAGAACCGGCGCACCGGGCTGTGACCGCTCCCCCGCCCTCGCGCTCGCCGCTGAGCGACGGACAGTGGCACCGGCCGCATCCGTTGACGCCGTTGCTGCGGGGCGGGTTCGCGCTCCTCGCGGTCTCGGGCGTCATCATCGCGAACCTGCGGGAACGCATCGTCGGCTTCTTCCTGCCGCGGGTGGACCCGGCGCTCGGCGACGACTACGAGCGGTGGACGACTCCGGGGGACCCGGTCGACTGGGTGCTCGCCCGCGGTCTCGTGCTCGTGGCCGCCCTCGTGGTCCTGGGAGTGCTCGTGGTGCTGGTCATCGCGTTCACCCTCGCCTGGCGGTTCCACACCTTCCGCGTCACCGAGGAGGACGTCGAGGTGCGCCGCGGCGTGCTCTTCCGCTCGCACCGACGTGCGCCGCTGGATCGGGTGCAGGGCGTGAACCTGACACGCCCGTTCGTCGCGCGGCTGCTCGGGCTGGCCAAGCTCGAGGTCGTCGGCGCGGGGCTCGACGCGAACGTGCGCCTGGAGTACCTGCGGCGCAGCGATGCCGAGACGGTGCGCGCCGACATCCTGCGCCTCGCCTCGGGTGTCCGCCTGGCCGAGGCGGCGGGGGAGGGACGCCCGGCGTTCCTCGCGGACGTGGCGCGCGGCATCCAGGGACTCGCCGAAGGCGACGAACCCGTGCCCGAGCCCGCGTCGGTCGTGCGTCTGCCGCCGGCCCGCATCGTGCTCTCTCACCTGCTGGACACCCTGACCGTCGTCATGGTGCTCGTCGCCGTCGCGGCCGTCGTCCTCGCAACGCTCGGCCCGCCCTGGATCGTCTTCGTCGCGGTGCCGGTCGTGTTCGGCCTGGGCGCCTACCAGGTCCGGCAGATCATCCGTGCGCTGCGCTACGCGATCGTGGCGACCCCCGATGGGGTGCGCATCACCTTCGGGCTGCTCACGACCGTGACCGAGACGATCCCGCCCGGGCGCATCCACGCCGTCGAGCTCAGCCAGCCGCTGCTGTGGCGGCCCGCCGGGTGGTGGGCCGTGCGCATCAACCGCGTGAGCGGGCGCAGCGCGAGCGACACGACATCCGACCAGTTCACGACCCTCATGCCCGTCGGCACCGCGGCGGATGCGGCACGGGTCCTGGCTCTCGTGCTGCCCGCGGCGGACGTCGCGGCGGCGATGCCTGCTGGCCTCGCCGCCCGGCCGGCGTCGGACCCTTTCACGACGATGCCGCGCCGTGCGTGGTTCCTGCGTCCGCTGTCGTGGCGGCGCACCGGCGTGCTCCGCGCTGCCGATGCGCTGCTGCTGCGTCGCGGCGCGATCCGTCGTTCGCTCGCGATCGTGCCGTGGGCGAGGATGCAGAGCGTCGCGGTGCAGCAGGGCCCGCTCTCCCGTGCGGCCCGCGTCGCGTCGCTGCACGTGCATACCGTCGCGGGGCCGGTCCGGACGGTCGTGGCAGGTCTCGACCGCGACGCCGCGCTCGCCGTGTGGCAGCGGGCCGCCGACGCCGTCGTGGCCGCCGCCGCGGCGGACCGTTCGCATCGATGGGCCGCCGTTCCGCCGGCCCGCTCCGCGGGTGCGTCCGGGGCGGTCGCCGAGCCGGGGCTCGCCGCCGCGTTCGGGTCGGCCGCGGCATCCGCAACGGCGGGGATCGTGATCGACACGCCGGTGGGGGATGCTGATTCTCGGGGTGTTGCGTACGATTCCCGCCGTTCGGTCTCGCCCGAGCCCGTGCCCGAGCCCGAGCCCGAGCCCGACCCCGAGCCCGAGCCCGAGCCCGAGCCCGAGCCCGAGGACCCGACCACCGAGGAGGACACATGAACCGCGACGGCAGACTCGGCGTCGGCGTGATCGGTGCCGGGCGCGTGGGCCCGGTGCTCGCGGCGGCGCTCGCCGGCGCCGGTCACGCGCTCGTCGGCATCACGAGCGGCTCCGACGACGACCGGGTCGACGCGATCCTGCCCGGGGTGCCGGTGCTCGACGCCCTCGAGGTCGTCCGGCGCAGCGAGCTCGTGGTCGTCGCGGTGCCGCACGACGAGCTGCCGGGCCTCGCGTCGGGGCTGGCCGAGGTCGGCGCGTGGCAGCCGGGCCAGCTCGTGCTGCATCCCGACCCGGCCTACGGCACGGCCGTGCTGGCGCCCGCCGCGGCGCGGGGTGCGATCCCGCTCGCCGTGCACCCGGCGATCTCGTTCACCGGGACGAGCATCGACCTGCGCCAGCTGGCCGCCGCGTACGCCGCCGTCACGGCACCCGCCGCGGTCCTGCCGATCGCGCAGGCGCTCGCGGTCGAGATGGGCTGCGAGCCGGTCGTCGTCGCCGAGGAGGACCGCCCGCTCTACGCCGAGGCCATCGCCACCGCCACCGAGTTCTCCCGCTCGATCGTCCGGCAGTCCACGGGTATCCTCGCCGGCATCGGCGTCGAGAACCCGGGCGGCTTCCTCTCCGCCCTCGTGCGCTCCGCCGTCGACCAGGCGCTCGCGTCGGGGACGGCCGCGGATGCCGACCCGCCGCTGTCGTGAGCGACATCCAGCTCGCGCGCATCCCCGCGGGTGCCCTGCCGCCGCAACGGGGGCGCCCGCCCGTCCGGGTCGAGGCCTTCGAGATCGGTGTGTATCCCGTCACCGAGGAGCAGCTGGCCGAGATCCTCGGCGTCACCGCCGCCCATCCCCGTCGCCCGGCCGTGGGTGTGAGCTGGCTGCGGGCCGTGCGGTTCTGCAACGCGGTGTCCGAGTGGGAGGGCTTCGAGCCGGCGTACCGGGTCGACGGCGACGAGGTCGCCCGCTACGACGACGCCGAGGGGTACCGGCTGCCGACGGAGGCCGAGTGGGAGCTGGCGTGCCGGGCGGGCTCGGCCGCGCCGCAGTACGGCCCGCTGCCCGAGATCGCCTGGACCGTCGCCGACGGCGTCCGCACGCCGCAGCCCGTCGGCGCCCGGCTGCCGAACCTCAACGGCCTGTTCGACATCCTCGGAAACGTGTGGGAGTGGTGCGAGGACGTCGTGGACGAAGGCCGTGAGGAGCACGCGATCCGCGGCGGCGGGTTCGCCGACGACGCGTGGAGCGTGCGCGCCGACGTGCGCCGTGCCGGGCCTCGTCGTGAGGGAGCGCCCGACGTCGGCTTCCGCGTGGCGCGCAGTCTGTGACGCCGGGTCTGCGGGTGCTGCCCTGTCACCGCGAGGGAGCGATGACCAGGGAGACGTTCTGCCCGCCGAAACCGAACGAGTTGCTCAGAACGGCGTGAGGTGTCGCCTGTCGCGCCTCGGTCACGACATCGAGCGCGATGCGCGGATCGACCCCGGTCGAGCTCAGGTTGCGGGTTGGCGGGATGCGTCCGTGCTGCGCGCTGAGGACGGCGATGAGGGCCTCGACGGCACCGGCGGCGCCGAAGAGGTGCCCCAGGGCGGCCTTCGGCGCGGTGACCGTGGCCCGTCCGAACACCCGGGTGATCGCGTGCGCCTCCGCCGCATCCCCGACCTCGGTTCCGGTGGCGTGCGCGTTGACGTGTCCGATGTCCTCGGGGGCCAGCCGCGCCTGGGCGAGAGCCTTGCGCATGGCCGACATCTGACCGGTGCCCGCCGGGTCCGGTGCCGTGAGGTGTGGTGGGCGTCCGAGGCGATCCCTGCTCCCGCGAGCTCGGCGCGGATGCGTGCGCCGCGCGCGACGGCGTGTGCGCGACTCTCCAGGATGAGGACGGCGGCGCCCTCGGCGAGGACGAACCCGCTGCGGTCGGCGGCGAAGGGGCGTGACGCGGACGCCGGATCGCCCGTGTGATGGGAGAGCGAGCGTGCCTGCGCGAAGCCGGCGACCGTGATCGGGGTGATGGCGGCCTCGGTGCCGCCCGTGATCACGACGTCCGCCTCGCCCGCGCGGATCAGCCGGGCGCCGAGCGCGATCGCCTCGGCGCCGGACGAGCAGGCGGACACCGGGGTGAACACGCCGGCCCGTGCGCCGTAGGCGATGCCGAGGACGGCGGCCGCAGCGTTCGGCATGAGCATCGGGACGGTCCGGGGCGACACCCTGCGGGCTCCCGACGTGAGGCGGACGCCCTCCTCGTGCAGCAGCGTCTGCACACCGCCGATCCCGGTGCCGATCGCGGTCGCCAGGCGGTCGGGATCGGGCTCGGGTGCGCCGGCATCGGCCCATGCCTCGGCAGCGGCGACGAGCACCGCCTGCTGCGAGCGGTCGAGACGCTTGCGCTGCACGGGGGAGAGGAGCTCTCCCGGATCGGCGGCCATCGTGCCCGCCGCGATGGCCGCGAGCCCGTCGCTGCCCGCCAGCACGCCGGCTCGGATGCCGGATGCGCCCGCCAGCAGCGCCTCCCAGGTCGAGTGCGCGTCGACTCCGAGCGGGGTGAGCGCGCCCACTCCCGTCACGACGACGTCGGTTCCGAAAGACATGGCGACCACTTTTCTTGTATGTTATACAAATCGTTGGTCATTTGTATCACATACAATTACGGGGTGACCTCTGAGCGGACGGGCGGCGATCCGAGCAGGCGGGCGCGCGGACGGTCCACCCGGTTGCGGCTGATCGAGACGGCGGCGCGGCTCGGTGTCGAGCGTCCGGGTTCGGCTCTGAGCGTGGCGGAGGTCGCGGAGGCCGCCGGTGTCTTCCCGAACCAGATCACCTACCACTTCGGTTCCAAGGACGCGCTGCTCGTGCACGCGGCGTTCCTCCGCCTCCTGCGTGACACCCGCCGCGTCGAGCGGATCGGCCGCGCGGCTGCGACGGCCGAGGCGTTCCGCCGCAACATCAGCCGTGCCGTCCTGGCACTGCCCTCGTTGCCCGGCGTGGCCGGGGCGCTCGCGATCGGAATCGCCCGGGCGGATGTCGCGCCGGTCATCGACCAGCATCTCCACCTGCTCTTCCGCCAGTCGGAGCGCTACCTCGGCGTCCTCCTCGACCGCCGGGGCTGGGGCATCGAGCGCTCGCCGCACCTCGAGGTCAGGACCTTCTGGAGCACCGCGCTCGGCGGTGCTCTGCTTGCGCGGGCGGGGGCGGCGGGGACGGCCGCCGACCTCGACCTCGCCGGCATTCTGAGCGTCCACGACCGCGCCGATAGACTGAAATCGCCCCCGTCGACCGCTCAGACCGGAGACCCCATGACCTCGAAGCCCGACTCCGCCGTGCCCGCAGACTCCTCCGAGGAGGATGTCTTCGAGCAGAAGGCCGTGCGTCTGGCCAAGCGGGAGCGGCTCATCGCCGAGCGCGTCGACGCCGCCGGCGGTGCCTACCCGGTGACGGTTCCTGTCACCGACACCATCCCGGCGCTGCGCGAGCGCTACGCCGATCTCGAGGCGGGCGCGGAGACGGGTGTCGTCGCCTCCGTCGCCGGTCGCGTGGTCTTCAGCCGCAACACCGGCAAGCTCTGCTTCGCCTCGCTGCAGTCCGGTGACGGAAGCCGCATCCAGGCCATGGTCTCGCTCGCCGTCGTGGGCGAGGAGTCGCTTGCCCGCTGGAAGGAGCTCGTCGACCTCGGCGATCACGTCTCGGTCACCGGCGAGGTCATCTCCAGCCGTCGCGGCGAGCTGTCGATCATGGTGAGCGACTGGACGATCGCCGCCAAGGCGCTTCTGCCGCTGCCGAACCTGTACACCGAGCTCAGCGAGGAGAGTCGCGTGCGCTCGCGCTTCCTCGACCTGATCGTGCGCGAGCAGGCCCGCACCTCGGTCCGCGCCCGGGCCGCGGTCAACGCCTCGCTGCGCGCCACCTTCGCCGGGCACGACTTCATCGAGGTCGAGACCCCCATGCTCCAGGTGCAGCACGGCGGCGCCTCGGCGCGCCCCTTCGTCACGCATTCGAACGCCTTCGACACCGAGCTGTACCTGCGGATCGCGCCCGAGCTGTTCCTCAAGCGCGCTGTCGTGGGCGGGCTCGACCGGGTGTTCGAGATCAACCGGAACTTCCGCAACGAGGGCGCGGACTCGACCCACAGCCCCGAGTTCGCGATGCTCGAGGCCTATCAGGCCTACACCGACTACAACGGCATCGCCGACCTCACCCAGGAGCTGATCCAGAACGCCGCCGCCGCCGTCAACCGGCTGCTCGGTCGTCCGGAGGCCGGGCACGAGGTCGTCTGGGCCGATGGCACGGTGTACGACCTGGGCGGCGAGTGGGATCGCATCTCGATGTACGACTCGCTCACCGCCGCGAGTGGCCGCGCCGTCACCCCGGAGACCTCGGTCGACGAGCTCGCGGCCTTCGCGCAGGAGGCCGGCGTGGATGTCCCTGCGCGGACCGCGACCCACGGCAAGTACGTCGAGGAGCTGTGGGAGCACTTCGTCAAGGGCGGCCTCGAGCGGCCGACGTTCGTCATGGACTTCCCCCTCGACACGAGCCCGCTCGTGCGCGAGCACCGTTCGATCCCGGGCGTCGTGGAGAAGTGGGACCTGTACGTGCGCGGGTTCGAGTTGGCCACCGGATACTCCGAGCTGGTCGACCCCGTGGTGCAGCGCGAGCGGTTCGTCGAGCAGGCGAAGCTCGCCGACCGCGGCGACGACGAGGCGATGCGCATCGACGAGGAGTTCCTGCGGGCCATGGAGCACGGCCTTCCGCCCATGGGCGGCATGGGCATGGGCATCGATCGGCTGCTCATGGCGATCACCGGCCTCGGCATCCGCGAGACCATCCTCTTCCCGCTCGTCAAGTAGTCGGCCGCTCGTCAGGGGCGGAACGCCCAGTCCGGCAGATGCCCCGCCTGCACCATCGACATGACGATGCCGGCGAGCCCGTGGCCCGGCTCGATCTCCAGCGCTCCGCGGGCGTAGGCATCGGCGTGCGTCGACCGCCCGAGTGCCCAGCAGAGCCAGGCGCACGCGGAGAGCGCTCCGGGGCGATGCTCCCGCGGTGCGGACGCCGCCGCCTCGCGACACGCGTCGAGCGCGATCCCGAGCCGCTCGATGTCGGGTCGCGGGCCCTCGCCCCACATGGACGGCGCGAACTCGTGGGAGTACTCCTCGCCGTTCTCCCACCGCAGCTGAGCGTGGACCGCGTCGTCACCCGCGTCGACCCCGCCGATCCAGGTCAGCAGGCCGATGTCGCGGGCCGCCGGGCGCTCCAGGCACCAGATCAGCAGGGCGCGGGCGTAGGCGTCGTCAGCGTGCCGTGTCGGCGGGAGCGCCCGCCGACACAGCGCGCTCCGCCACGACGTCGTCGAAGAAGCCCGGCAGGTCATCGAGCACCCCGGTCGCCGCGACGGCAAGCGGATGCACGCGTGCTCCCTCGGCGGACGGCGAGCCGGCGAGGAGGCGCACGGCGTGTCCGAGCTCCCGTAGCGCCACCGCGGTGCGCTCGGTCGTGGCGAGATCGACCGCCGGCAACGCGGCGCCGGTGGCCTGGTCGCCCACGGGATCCGCGACCACACCGGCGGCCGGCCCGTCGTCGAGGTCGGCGGCGTCCCCGCCGAGGTCGGCGACGAGGTACGACGCCCAGCGTCCCCCGCCCACGTACAGTGCGTCGACCGTGCCCAGACCACACGCATGGGCTCGTGCCGCGAGCGCTGCGGCGAGCGTCGCGTACGGCACGGCGCCCGCGCTCATCCGCTCCTCGCCGTACACCACCAGCGCGTAGGCATCGGCATCCGCGATACGGCAGACCATGCCGATGAGCGTCGCCGCGAACGTGTCGATCTCGCTCTCGCGCGGGAGATCGACGCGCATGCCGCCCACGCTCCGGCCCCCGGAGAAGGGGATGATCACGGCGCTCCGGGTCGGGGTGAAGCCCAGCAGGTGCGGTACGACGGACAGGAACTGGCGAGGCTCGGTGGCCTTCACGATCGTCTTCATGCGTCGAGGATCGGCTGCGGCGGCCCGGCGCGGGCCGGCCCTCCCCAGGTGTCGTCGCCCTCCCGCCGTCTGTCCCGGCTGGGGAGGAGAGGATGGCGCAGTCCGCCTCCCAGCCTCGCGGCGTACGATGGGCGCATGGACAGCTTCTGGGTCGCCGCGCTCTGGGCGGTCCTGCCGACCGCGTGCCTCGTGGTGCTGTTCTTCTTCATCCTCCGCTCGGTCGTGCACATGGACCGCAACGAGCGTCGCGCCTACGCGAAGGCCGAGGCCGAGGAACGCGCGCGGCGGGGGATGCCGCCGGCCGGCGCCGCCGCATCCGAGCGCTGAGAACGGCTCGGCGTCGGAGGCCTCCGCTACGCTGAGAGCCGACCCCGGGGGGCAGCCGTGATCCAGTTCGATTTCGACGATCCGTGGTGGCTGCTCTTCGTCTTCGTGTTCGACGTCGTGGTGCGCGTCGCGGCGGTGATCATCGTGCCGCGCAACCGTCGGCCCACGGCGGCGATGGCGTGGCTGCTGGCGATCTACTTCATCCCGATCATCGGCGTGCTGCTGTTCCTCGTGATCGGCACGCCGCGACTGCCGCGCAAGCGCCGCCGCAAGCAGCGCGCGATCAACGACTACATCGAGGACACGACGGCGGGCCTCGACTTCGGCATGGCTCAGCCC
It includes:
- the folE gene encoding GTP cyclohydrolase I, which produces MAVDRERIALLVRDLLEAIGEDPDRPGLTQTPSRVADAYAEFFSGVGQDAAEPLQHTISVSRGPAPETSPSGAVMLRDILFRSTCEHHLLPFRGRAHIAYLPGERVVGLGALPKVVDVLAARPQVQERLGEQIADTIDHALAPRGVLVILDASHECVTMRGGRQPVATTVTVAARGEYVEPAARAELVALIGPGGA
- the folP gene encoding dihydropteroate synthase, giving the protein MSCLIMGIVNVTPDSFSDGGRYLDADAAIAQGLLLLSQGADLLDVGGESTRPGSERVPVEVEQERVLPVIAALAAAGATVSVDTMNAATAGAAVAAGARIVNDVSGGLADPDMLPAVAATDADIALGHWRGHSSDMYARAEYGDVVREVSAELAGRVEAAAAAGIAPSRLILDPGIGFGKRGAQNWEVLRALPQLTGIGSRVLVGASRKRFLGDLLGGDAAVERRDLATAVTSALAAREGAWAVRVHDVVSTRDALLVEAAWRKGHA
- the folB gene encoding dihydroneopterin aldolase — encoded protein: MNGDRITLTGLRGRGFHGVFPEERREGQEFVVDVEITLDTRPAARSDDVADTVHYGEVAEDVVAVVTGDPVDLVETLAQRIADAVLARPAVEAVRVTVHKPGAPITVPFADVAVTIERARP
- the folK gene encoding 2-amino-4-hydroxy-6-hydroxymethyldihydropteridine diphosphokinase; the protein is MNRRLAQGLRSQTAVVAFGANLGDRAATIEAAAAELRALPLVDDVRLAPAVSSVAVKPDGPDVEAPGYLNTVALVRTRLAPSVLLACLHEIERRHGRVRVERWGDRTLDLDLIAYGEVRSTEPALVLPHPHAAERDFVLRPWLALDPEAELPGSGRVSRLLATIEGAA
- a CDS encoding DUF3180 domain-containing protein, whose amino-acid sequence is MKRTNPAVLVIAAVLGGGVGFLIDQLLTSGGAATVAPHISMALVLALVGVVVLAFAIPIRRAIQGRSQVPIDPFRALRVVVLAKASSLVGAALGGGALGLLVFLLTRPVTPSVESMTTLIATVVASAWLVAAALIAEHLCIIRKDDDDHEPGSDDPGPGVTPSHH
- a CDS encoding PH domain-containing protein yields the protein MTNPDQTTPDPASPRPTTDVGLAALLDADTYAGFLESRSPNRLPADGEGWHRISRRYLWTQLITTGALLAAVAVAAPVVAALVGQPWPLVPGAVLAVLLLGELVILPRRVRSIGYRLRDDDLEFRRGILWQRQVAVPYGRMQLIDITHGPLDRGFRIAQLKFVTAAASSAVVIPGLDQSAAEALRDHLVRVAENRRTGL
- a CDS encoding PH domain-containing protein; protein product: MTAPPPSRSPLSDGQWHRPHPLTPLLRGGFALLAVSGVIIANLRERIVGFFLPRVDPALGDDYERWTTPGDPVDWVLARGLVLVAALVVLGVLVVLVIAFTLAWRFHTFRVTEEDVEVRRGVLFRSHRRAPLDRVQGVNLTRPFVARLLGLAKLEVVGAGLDANVRLEYLRRSDAETVRADILRLASGVRLAEAAGEGRPAFLADVARGIQGLAEGDEPVPEPASVVRLPPARIVLSHLLDTLTVVMVLVAVAAVVLATLGPPWIVFVAVPVVFGLGAYQVRQIIRALRYAIVATPDGVRITFGLLTTVTETIPPGRIHAVELSQPLLWRPAGWWAVRINRVSGRSASDTTSDQFTTLMPVGTAADAARVLALVLPAADVAAAMPAGLAARPASDPFTTMPRRAWFLRPLSWRRTGVLRAADALLLRRGAIRRSLAIVPWARMQSVAVQQGPLSRAARVASLHVHTVAGPVRTVVAGLDRDAALAVWQRAADAVVAAAAADRSHRWAAVPPARSAGASGAVAEPGLAAAFGSAAASATAGIVIDTPVGDADSRGVAYDSRRSVSPEPVPEPEPEPDPEPEPEPEPEPEDPTTEEDT
- a CDS encoding DUF2520 domain-containing protein; translation: MNRDGRLGVGVIGAGRVGPVLAAALAGAGHALVGITSGSDDDRVDAILPGVPVLDALEVVRRSELVVVAVPHDELPGLASGLAEVGAWQPGQLVLHPDPAYGTAVLAPAAARGAIPLAVHPAISFTGTSIDLRQLAAAYAAVTAPAAVLPIAQALAVEMGCEPVVVAEEDRPLYAEAIATATEFSRSIVRQSTGILAGIGVENPGGFLSALVRSAVDQALASGTAADADPPLS
- a CDS encoding formylglycine-generating enzyme family protein; translation: MSDIQLARIPAGALPPQRGRPPVRVEAFEIGVYPVTEEQLAEILGVTAAHPRRPAVGVSWLRAVRFCNAVSEWEGFEPAYRVDGDEVARYDDAEGYRLPTEAEWELACRAGSAAPQYGPLPEIAWTVADGVRTPQPVGARLPNLNGLFDILGNVWEWCEDVVDEGREEHAIRGGGFADDAWSVRADVRRAGPRREGAPDVGFRVARSL
- the lysS gene encoding lysine--tRNA ligase, with protein sequence MTSKPDSAVPADSSEEDVFEQKAVRLAKRERLIAERVDAAGGAYPVTVPVTDTIPALRERYADLEAGAETGVVASVAGRVVFSRNTGKLCFASLQSGDGSRIQAMVSLAVVGEESLARWKELVDLGDHVSVTGEVISSRRGELSIMVSDWTIAAKALLPLPNLYTELSEESRVRSRFLDLIVREQARTSVRARAAVNASLRATFAGHDFIEVETPMLQVQHGGASARPFVTHSNAFDTELYLRIAPELFLKRAVVGGLDRVFEINRNFRNEGADSTHSPEFAMLEAYQAYTDYNGIADLTQELIQNAAAAVNRLLGRPEAGHEVVWADGTVYDLGGEWDRISMYDSLTAASGRAVTPETSVDELAAFAQEAGVDVPARTATHGKYVEELWEHFVKGGLERPTFVMDFPLDTSPLVREHRSIPGVVEKWDLYVRGFELATGYSELVDPVVQRERFVEQAKLADRGDDEAMRIDEEFLRAMEHGLPPMGGMGMGIDRLLMAITGLGIRETILFPLVK